One Triticum dicoccoides isolate Atlit2015 ecotype Zavitan chromosome 4B, WEW_v2.0, whole genome shotgun sequence genomic window carries:
- the LOC119293425 gene encoding uncharacterized protein LOC119293425 isoform X1, translated as MMNNSNFPQFVPMGMGLGQFGFVPQEQMAQKYQFLLSNMPKQDILQQQASARMEGPKETAKKKEIGNPKELFCVSCKEQGHVKSDCKNKVFCVVCQRPSHNTEECTILKQPKPVAKYVGYGARGLGYLLVQNTKEIVATEHINPMALVTVFEGQLNDTTVAYGFSKMFDCGWTWRSKFQSPTTFLMRFPSKAKLVELENFGKFTLLGTGAMVEVDFWSPDDKAKGKLHSIWIKMCGVPDNLRHYLGVCEIGSALGPVVEVDVEHIHSREEIRVKVGVRDLHKIPTGTEITTKDLLLYDIGFEFDSVAEQGW; from the coding sequence ATGATGAACAACAGTAATTTCCCTCAGTTTGTGCCAATGGGGATGGGGCTTGGACAGTTTGGTTTTGTGCCTCAGGAACAAATGGCACAGAAGTATCAGTTCCTCTTATCCAACATGCCAAAACAGGATATTCTACAGCAGCAAGCAAGTGCTAGAATGGAGGGACCCAAGGAGACAGCCAAGAAGAAAGAGATAGGAAACCCTAAAGAACTTTTTTGTGTGAGTTGTAAGGAACAGGGACATGTGAAAAGTGACTGCAAGAATAAAGTTTTTTGTGTGGTCTGCCAAAGACCATCTCACAATACTGAAGAATGCACCATTCTAAAACAACCTAAACCAGTTGCTAAATATGTGGGATATGGAGCCAGGGGTTTGGGGTATCTTTTGGTGCAGAATACCAAGGAAATTGTAGCTACTGAGCACATCAATCCTATGGCTTTGGTGACTGTGTTTGAGGGACAGCTGAATGATACCACAGTGGCTTATGGTTTCAGCAAGATGTTTGATTGTGGGTGGACATGGAGAAGCAAGTTTCAGAGTCCTACAACTTTCCTTATGAGATTTCCTAGTAAAGCCAAGTTGGTGGAGCTGGAAAACTTTGGCAAATTCACTTTGCTGGGCACTGGGGCTATGGTTGAGGTTGATTTCTGGAGCCCAGATGACAAAGCAAAAGGGAAGCTCCATTCAATTTGGATCAAGATGTGTGGGGTTCCTGACAACCTGAGGCATTACTTGGGAGTTTGTGAAATTGGTTCAGCTCTGGGACCAGTGGTTGAAGTTGATGTGGAACACATTCACTCTAGGGAGGAAATCAGAGTTAAAGTGGGAGTAAGGGACTTGCACAAGATTCCTACTGGCACAGAAATCACTACCAAGGACTTGTTGTTGTATGATATAGGTTTTGAGTTTGATTCTGTAGCTGAACAGGGATGGTAG
- the LOC119293425 gene encoding uncharacterized protein LOC119293425 isoform X2, whose amino-acid sequence MVEISEEKMRRFAGRDARLRIRLREIGAWYLSKREMYAEAEAIVENLTEAEERPLFGRGGRKHPLQVLLWAADQADSSMRAVARKWVAFTIFATANLVPAMRESALRPREGVLALPAPGTAMAPIEIREDPVDQAPQEAAGVRRRSARLAATTPTSEAPVPRRSARLAGNRV is encoded by the coding sequence ATGGTGGAGATCAGCGAGGAGAAGATGCGCAGGTTTGCGGGCAGGGATGCGCGCTTGCGGATCCGCCTGAGAGAAATCGGGGCGTGGTACTTGAGCAAGCGCGAGATGTACGCGGAGGCGGAGGCAATCGTGGAGAATCTGACGGAGGCAGAGGAGAGACCTTTGTTCGGGCGTGGAGGACGCAAGCACCCGCTGCAGGTGCTGCTGTGGGCGGCGGATCAGGCGGATTCGTCGATGAGAGCGGTGGCGAGGAAGTGGGTGGCCTTCACCATCTTCGCGACCGCAAACCTCGTCCCCGCCATGAGGGAATCGGCGCTTCGCCCTAGGGAGGGAGTCCTGGCCCTTCCTGCTCCGGGGACGGCCATGGCTCCGATCGAGATTCGCGAGGACCCGGTGGATCAGGCGCCGCAGGAGGCGGCGGGGGTGCGGCGTCGCTCTGCTCGCCTCGCCGCGACTACACCAACCTCGGAGGCTCCGGTGCCTCGTCGTTCAGCACGCCTCGCTGGAAACAGAGTCTGA